AGAACGTCATCTATAAAAAAAGAACTACGATGTTATCTTCTTTGTGAAACATGAATTTAGTCTGAGCTAAATCGAGAGCCTATAAGCGAAATTGgaacaaatccaaattgacaAGAAACTTCACCGTATTACTAGAACGTAGGTTGCATTTCAAGTCACGCAGTTCAGAAAAGTCAGTTACAAAACTCTATTCTATAgcaaatcttcaatttaCTTTCAATGAACTCGCTCACACAGTACTCGTCGAAAACGTAAACTTTTTCTGGATTGAAGAAGTCCAATGTCTGCCATTCTAATAGACAGTCTCCACACCGGTACAATCTTTCTGATTGGTTGTCAAACGCACACCTCGTTTCAGTTATAGCACAATCAATGGATAGCCCAATTTTTTGGTTCAGTTGTGGAAACGCCCTACGTGAAAGAAGTctggtggtggttttgGATGTACTTGATTGAGTAAAATGTATACAATGCTATACATTCACTGCTTGATTAGTTTGCTAACATAGTCCTGGATGTACACTAGGTCGTTGTTtagtttgttgttcaattgcTGTAGCTGTTTTATATTATGAATAAGCAAGGTGGACTCTTGTTTgtacttttcaatttgctcAATCTTCTCTTTTCTAGAGTCATTATTCGTAGTTACCGGATCAGCCTGTGTTGTGTCATCATTTCTCTTATCTTGGCTCATGGTTTGTGTATAGTTGCCGTAATTTTAAGCTCAAAAAGCCTGCATTTTTTTCGTTGATAAAATTGGTCATGAATTATCACCACTGCCACCGACACCACCGACACCACAATTCACAACAATGTCTTGGGGAGGATTCAAAAAGGCAATCAACAGGGCTGGTGCCTCTGTCACAGTCAAGAGTGTAGATAAAGTAATGGATAAGGACTTTGATGTCGAGGAGCGAAGATACAAAACATTGAAATCGGCTGGTGAGAGTTTACAAAAAGCAGCAAAAAGTTATTTAGACAACATCAGAGCAGTCACGAGATCGCAAGTAGTCATTGCCGAAATTGTATCCAACCTTTACGAGGAGTCAAAGCAAGGAGGATCCGCATATTCTACAATCGGAACATACTACCAACAAAGTGttcaagattttgatgagGAGACAGTAAAGCAATTGGATGGTCCATTTAGAGAAACTGTTTTGGACCCAATTACCAAATTTGCGCATTACTTTGCGGAGATTGATGAAGCCATCAAGAAACGTGCCCATAAAAAGACCGATTACGAACAATGCAAGTCAAAGGTGCGAAGGCTTATTGATAAACCAGCAAAAGATGCAGCCAAGTTGCCCAGGGTCGAGAAAGAATTGGCAATAGCAAAGGAGATATATGAAGACTTGAATGAACAACTAAAGAATGAGTTACCTCAATTGATTGCACTTCGAGTCCCCTTTTATGATCCATCGTTTGAAAGTTTGGTAAAGATTCAATTGCGGTTCTGTACCGAGGGCTATTCAAGATTGGCTCAGATCCAACAGTACTTGGATCCAAACTCTAGAGATGAATACGCTAATGGTGTATTGGATGGtaagattgatgaattgttggGTCAAATGCAAACCTTGACTATAACTTCGTTAGCTAAATAATTTTAATAAACAGTAAcaatattttgcaacactttttcttcaacaatcaaaatgtCATTCAAAGAGAATATATACCTGGATGATCAGAGTGTGGTACTATATGATCAGAATAGAGAAGAGGTGGAAGAGAGGCATCAAAATGACACTTTAAAATCGACCGATGTTCAATTTCCATTCACAAAAGTCAACTCCAATACATATCAGCCCAATCGTATTGAATCCACAATCAATGCAAGACAAACACATATTGAGGAGCAGCAAACTACGAAACTTGATCTTTCTAACAAACCCGGCAGTGTTTCCAGTGCTGATGAGTTTTACGAA
The sequence above is a segment of the Candida orthopsilosis Co 90-125, chromosome 8 draft sequence genome. Coding sequences within it:
- a CDS encoding Rvs161 protein (protein required for endocytosis), producing MSWGGFKKAINRAGASVTVKSVDKVMDKDFDVEERRYKTLKSAGESLQKAAKSYLDNIRAVTRSQVVIAEIVSNLYEESKQGGSAYSTIGTYYQQSVQDFDEETVKQLDGPFRETVLDPITKFAHYFAEIDEAIKKRAHKKTDYEQCKSKVRRLIDKPAKDAAKLPRVEKELAIAKEIYEDLNEQLKNELPQLIALRVPFYDPSFESLVKIQLRFCTEGYSRLAQIQQYLDPNSRDEYANGVLDGKIDELLGQMQTLTITSLAK